A stretch of the Danio rerio strain Tuebingen ecotype United States chromosome 18, GRCz12tu, whole genome shotgun sequence genome encodes the following:
- the LOC141378706 gene encoding uncharacterized protein — MEVDTEDDTFPIETMEDLEQLKRQLAEKPMMEKMMKRLSIRGGQTLKKNIWRVCSKVFGPVAKQLNWCGRGDKRGLKNTNIGTLVIGAAMRNPVLPSPTEAEAEKYLKDFLRLAPGRMAS, encoded by the exons ATGGAGGTGGACACTGAGGATGACACCTTTCCTATTGAAACAATGGAGGACCTTGAACAACTGAAAAGGCAATTAGCTGAAAAACCAATGATGGAGAAGATG atgaaGAGGTTATCCATCAGAGGAGGAcaaactctaaaaaaaaacatttggcgTGTATGCTCCAAAGTGTTTGGTCCAGTGGCCAAACAGCTCAACTGGTGTGGAAGAGGAGATAAAAGAGgcctaaaaaacacaaatattggGACACTTGTGATAG GTGCAGCTATGAGGAACCCCGTGCTTCCGTCTCCAACAGAGGCAGAAGCCGAAAAATATTTGAAAGACTTTCTCCGCTTGGCCCCAGGAAGAATGGCCTCTTAA